The following are encoded in a window of Rosa chinensis cultivar Old Blush chromosome 4, RchiOBHm-V2, whole genome shotgun sequence genomic DNA:
- the LOC112197415 gene encoding zinc finger CCCH domain-containing protein 16: protein MPVKTEPCRYFQRGSCQYGDKCRYLHVTQQQPKSNIFGGSQSGSNQHQKSNPYGFGVHNNSQSKAGTDKPFENKWTRSSPAAATATPSSRRSDNQPQTTNHECTNPESCRSIINEDFERERPLWKLTCYGHSRNSPCDIVGDVSYEELRALAYDDAKRGLNLPSIIERERNVVNTKSIEFENLRKPRAVPLNSTVSQSPFASATANAFLQTPQSSAPPSVSSFNQFGTSLNVGFGQRPSAPANNGFFQPSLFMNSSHASSGFGTNNIPSANVGSLAGQSHNSTRGSIFTHNVGFGNTDVMRPDSNQISSSAVPSQFPSATSSQPLIVSDGPSSASISSGQITAEAQSLNNIQREKISGDMSIWLKKKWTPGEVPEEEPPDALVQIDL, encoded by the exons CTGTCAGTATGGAGATAAGTGTAGATATCTTCATGTGACTCAGCAACAGCCAAAGTCGAATATCTTTGGTGGATCCCAATCTGGCTCAAATCAGCACCAAAAGTCCAATCCTTATGGTTTTGGTGTTCATAACAACTCTCAGTCAAAAGCGGGAACTGATAAG CCTTTCGAAAACAAATGGACTCGTTCCTCCCCCGCAGCTGCTACTGCTACTCCTTCATCACGGAGATCTGATAACCAGCCCCAGACAACAAATCATGA GTGCACAAATCCCGAGTCTTGCAGAAGTATAATTAATGAAGATTTTGAGCGTGAGAGACCACTTTGGAAACTTACCTGCTATGGTCACTCAAGAAA TTCTCCTTGTGATATTGTTGGTGATGTTAGTTACGAAGAATTGAGGGCACTGGCATATGATGATGCTAAGcgagggctgaacttgccgtcAATA ATTGAAAGAGAACGAAATGTGGTTAATACCAAGTCTATTGAGTTTGAAAATCTTCGCAAGCCCCGTGCTGTTCCACTGAACTCTACTGTTAGCCAAAGCCCTTTCGCTTCAGCTACTGCAAATGCATTCTTGCAGACTCCTCAAAGTAGTGCTCCTCCTTCAGTATCGAGTTTCAACCAGTTTGGTACATCCCTCAACGTGGGATTTGGACAAAG GCCATCTGCACCAGCAAATAATGGGTTTTTTCAGCCGAGCCTGTTCATGAATTCTAGCCATGCTTCAAGTGGATTTGGGACAAACAATATTCCATCTGCAAACGTTG GTTCACTTGCCGGCCAATCTCATAACAGTACACGCGGAAGTATTTTTACCCACAATGTAGGATTTGGCAACACTGATGTCATGAGACCTGACAGCAACCAAATATCTAGTTCAGCAGTGCCATCACAATTTCCTAGTGCTACAAGTAGCCAGCCACTTATTGTTTCAGACGGGCCTAGCTCTGCTTCCATTTCAAGTGGACAAATAACTGCAGAAGCTCAGTCACT AAATAACATACAAAGAGAGAAGATTTCTGGGGACATGAGTATTTggttgaaaaagaaatggacaCCTGGAGAG GTTCCAGAAGAAGAACCGCCAGATGCATTGGTTCAGATTGACTTGTAA